A window of the Acidimicrobiales bacterium genome harbors these coding sequences:
- a CDS encoding MFS transporter: MTDRTAQRPRFALATAAFGVFVAADDLLVVSTMLRPIIGDLGLVLPDDLDTAAWIVNVYLIAYLAVMPLAGRLSDVFGRRRVFEVSLAIFAVGSLVVPLAPNLGVFLLGRALTAVGGGALVPVALGIAGDHFEGRNRAQAFGLLGAIETLGWIWGPIYGALLVRFLSWEWQFYLNLPLAVLGLVLARRHLPQQRVHGTRLDLLGAGLLTLALTASSLALLSQAKIQSAGGLDELAGRDSTSIPLWLSVSLGVVGAAGFVWRQRTADPPLLDLSFPAAHHRTAPTAALASNVAFGAALVTALVNVPLLINVLESDTGEAALRSGWSLTALTAAMSVAAYVGGALTGRVGPRVPTLAGFAIAAFGLSILGQRWEPDTGLTELMVYLAILGVGLGLAMTPTTTALTNAAGAANTGTAAGLVVVFRMIGFSLGLSALTTYGLRRFTELRSEVELPPLTDPSYTEAATAAVRRITTDALSETFVAAGVVAMVAIVFAVALPGRDHESA, translated from the coding sequence ATGACTGATCGCACCGCCCAGCGACCGCGATTCGCCCTGGCGACCGCCGCGTTCGGTGTCTTCGTCGCCGCCGACGACCTTCTCGTCGTGTCGACCATGCTCCGTCCGATCATCGGCGACCTCGGGCTCGTCCTCCCCGACGACCTCGACACGGCGGCCTGGATCGTCAACGTCTACCTCATCGCCTACCTCGCCGTCATGCCGCTGGCAGGGCGGCTGTCTGACGTGTTCGGACGCCGCCGTGTGTTCGAGGTCTCCCTCGCCATCTTCGCTGTCGGATCGCTCGTGGTCCCACTTGCGCCGAACCTGGGGGTCTTCCTGCTGGGTCGGGCGCTCACCGCCGTCGGGGGCGGCGCGCTCGTGCCCGTCGCACTGGGGATCGCCGGCGATCATTTCGAGGGACGAAACCGGGCGCAAGCCTTCGGCCTCCTCGGGGCGATCGAGACCCTGGGCTGGATCTGGGGACCGATCTATGGCGCGCTGTTGGTCCGTTTCCTGTCGTGGGAGTGGCAGTTCTACCTCAACCTGCCGTTGGCCGTGCTCGGCCTCGTGCTGGCCCGACGTCACCTCCCCCAGCAACGGGTGCACGGCACGCGGCTCGACCTTCTCGGGGCCGGCCTCTTGACCCTTGCCCTGACCGCCAGCAGCCTCGCCCTGCTCAGCCAGGCGAAGATCCAGTCGGCAGGTGGCCTCGACGAGTTGGCCGGGCGCGACTCGACCTCGATCCCTCTCTGGCTGTCGGTCTCGCTCGGCGTGGTCGGCGCTGCCGGGTTCGTCTGGCGCCAGCGGACCGCCGATCCGCCCCTGCTCGACCTGTCGTTCCCCGCTGCCCACCACCGCACCGCACCGACTGCGGCGTTGGCGAGCAACGTGGCCTTCGGTGCCGCACTCGTCACGGCGTTGGTCAACGTGCCGCTCCTGATCAACGTGTTGGAAAGCGATACGGGTGAGGCCGCGCTCCGATCGGGCTGGTCGCTCACCGCCCTGACGGCGGCCATGTCGGTCGCCGCCTACGTCGGTGGTGCGCTCACCGGCCGAGTCGGACCGAGGGTGCCCACCCTGGCCGGCTTCGCCATCGCTGCATTCGGGTTGAGCATCCTCGGCCAACGCTGGGAGCCCGACACCGGCTTGACCGAGCTCATGGTCTACCTGGCGATCCTCGGCGTCGGACTCGGATTGGCCATGACCCCGACCACCACCGCCCTCACCAACGCTGCGGGCGCCGCCAACACCGGCACCGCTGCCGGGCTCGTGGTCGTGTTCCGAATGATCGGCTTCAGCCTCGGCCTCAGCGCGCTCACGACCTACGGATTGCGGCGGTTCACCGAATTGCGATCCGAGGTCGAGCTCCCGCCGCTCACCGATCCCAGCTACACCGAAGCCGCCACCGCCGCCGTGCGCAGGATCACGACCGACGCGCTCTCCGAGACCTTCGTCGCCGCCGGAGTCGTCGCCATGGTGGCCATCGTGTTCGCCGTGGCGCTACCGGGTCGGGATCACGAATCGGCGTGA
- a CDS encoding LppX_LprAFG lipoprotein, which translates to MRRHLRAHLVSLALAGFVLVLSACSGGASEQAATSYTAAEVQDAAATAMAAIESVHFDVTRSGADVTIDDTGLVVFESASGRFAAPRSADAVVAVDLMGNRVELGAVALDGVLYLTDPLTGAWQDATGTIDFDPATIFSVDEGIAAVLASGMADTSLRTAEPDDDGLLHLTGTVSPDDVATLTSGLVSEPATAEVSIDAATSLVRTITFDTPLDNGVASWLVELSDYGADVTIEPPDLGDG; encoded by the coding sequence ATGCGTCGTCACCTCCGTGCACACCTCGTGAGCCTCGCGCTCGCCGGCTTCGTTCTCGTGCTGAGTGCCTGTTCGGGTGGCGCATCCGAGCAAGCGGCAACGAGCTACACCGCAGCAGAGGTCCAAGACGCAGCCGCCACCGCCATGGCGGCGATCGAGTCCGTGCACTTCGACGTGACTCGCAGCGGCGCCGACGTCACGATCGACGACACCGGGCTCGTGGTGTTCGAGTCGGCCTCGGGCCGCTTCGCCGCACCCCGGTCCGCTGACGCCGTGGTGGCCGTCGACCTGATGGGCAACAGGGTCGAACTCGGGGCGGTGGCGCTCGACGGCGTCCTCTACCTCACCGATCCTCTCACCGGTGCCTGGCAGGACGCCACCGGCACCATCGACTTCGACCCGGCCACCATCTTCAGCGTCGACGAGGGCATTGCTGCGGTCCTCGCGTCGGGCATGGCCGACACCTCGCTGCGAACCGCCGAGCCCGACGACGACGGACTCCTACACCTCACCGGCACCGTGTCGCCCGACGACGTCGCCACGCTCACCAGCGGACTGGTGTCGGAGCCAGCGACGGCCGAGGTGAGCATCGACGCCGCCACCTCGCTCGTGCGCACGATCACCTTCGACACCCCGCTCGACAACGGCGTCGCCAGCTGGCTCGTCGAGTTGTCCGACTACGGCGCCGACGTCACCATCGAGCCTCCCGACCTCGGCGACGGTTGA
- a CDS encoding multidrug effflux MFS transporter has protein sequence MEPTTTFDDQPTQRAAGQGAQRVIPTPGRVEYVVLLSSLMATAALGIDMMLPAFDEMRSTFGLAPGSPEISGALTAYFLGMSTALLFFGPFSDRFGRRSVIFVGLGIYVAGAIGSALAPSMGVLLISRFIWGVGAAGGRVVVTAVVRDTFVGDAMAKTMSTLMAVFLLVPIIAPSLGAAIVAFLPWQGIFWLCAALGTGLALWAGTRLPETLPIDQRKPIRISVLKNSAGRVFGEPATLLPMLGITALMGVFTSYLGSSELIISEIFGRRDQFPIIFGGTAAVFGAASLLNGRLVDRFGMRRLFIPAISVYVIGAAILLAQAVGSGGRPSFWAFYPILAVVFGSSMIVNPNLNAMALAPVGDIAGTASSIVGAVSMAVGTLIGAMIDRQIDDSVTPFATAVLVSGIVTAVLVVRMLAVDQPEG, from the coding sequence TTGGAACCGACCACGACGTTCGACGACCAACCCACCCAGCGCGCTGCAGGCCAGGGGGCACAACGAGTCATTCCGACACCGGGTCGCGTCGAGTACGTCGTGCTGCTGTCGAGCCTCATGGCCACTGCGGCACTCGGCATCGACATGATGCTCCCGGCCTTCGACGAGATGCGCTCCACGTTCGGCCTTGCGCCCGGCTCGCCCGAGATCTCGGGAGCCCTCACCGCCTACTTCCTCGGCATGTCGACCGCCCTGCTGTTCTTCGGGCCGTTCTCCGACCGGTTCGGCCGACGCTCGGTCATCTTCGTCGGACTGGGGATCTACGTGGCTGGTGCCATCGGGTCGGCGCTCGCTCCCAGCATGGGCGTCCTCCTGATCAGCCGATTCATCTGGGGTGTCGGTGCCGCCGGCGGTCGTGTCGTGGTCACCGCCGTCGTTCGCGACACCTTCGTCGGCGACGCCATGGCAAAAACCATGTCGACCCTGATGGCGGTGTTTCTCCTGGTGCCGATCATCGCTCCCTCGCTGGGCGCCGCGATCGTCGCGTTCCTCCCCTGGCAGGGCATCTTCTGGCTGTGCGCCGCGCTCGGTACCGGACTCGCGTTGTGGGCCGGTACCCGGCTGCCCGAAACGCTCCCGATCGACCAACGCAAGCCGATTCGGATCTCGGTCCTCAAGAACTCGGCCGGCCGGGTCTTCGGCGAACCTGCCACGCTGCTCCCGATGCTCGGCATCACGGCGCTGATGGGTGTCTTCACCTCGTACCTCGGCAGCTCCGAGCTGATCATCAGCGAGATCTTCGGACGACGAGACCAGTTCCCGATCATCTTCGGTGGGACCGCCGCCGTCTTCGGGGCAGCATCGCTGCTCAACGGACGCCTGGTCGACCGCTTCGGCATGCGCCGGTTGTTCATCCCCGCCATCTCGGTCTACGTGATCGGTGCCGCGATCCTGCTGGCACAGGCCGTCGGTAGCGGCGGTCGGCCGTCCTTCTGGGCCTTCTACCCGATCCTGGCCGTCGTCTTCGGATCGTCCATGATCGTCAACCCCAATCTGAACGCCATGGCCTTGGCGCCGGTTGGCGACATCGCCGGTACCGCGTCGTCCATCGTCGGTGCCGTGTCGATGGCCGTCGGCACGCTCATCGGTGCCATGATCGATCGCCAGATCGACGACTCGGTGACCCCGTTTGCCACCGCCGTCCTGGTCTCCGGCATCGTCACTGCGGTCCTCGTCGTTCGTATGCTCGCGGTCGACCAACCCGAAGGCTGA